CAAACATATTTAACTGATAATAGCCAAACTTAACGAGTTAATTCAAGATGCGTGTCCTTGACCTCATTACAAATTCAACTGTGTCATTTTCCCAGTAAACAATATTGCTTCCAATGAGAATCATAAACTTGGTTATGATCCATCATATGATGTGTTAAATGCTTAAAAATCCTTCTTAATTTCCAACTAAAGACACTCTCTTCACCTATAAAACTGATTCCAATCTAGTCTCTCTTGACTACTCCCTAACAAACAGAGGAAATACCTCACACGGCAAACTCGAGTTACAACAATTTGAGATTGAATAATTTCACTCatagaaaatttgaagtttcttTTGTTAACAAATGAATAATACCTCAAAGTCAAAGCACAAACAAAGGAGTTCATcttgtataaataataatgacaCTGTCAAAATAACTATACTAGGTTACCTAAATGATTACAATTGGTAAACATCACAAGTAACTTGAAATTCAAGACATGTTATGATAATTGAATATTTACTCTAAACTAATTATGTGTTCTTCCTTAAAATCACTATTATTATTGAATGTTCACTCTTAAGTAATTACTGTCTCTCTGTCTctctctgtctcaatttatacgACAGTTTTCGCTTTTCCATATCTAAACCATATAATTTGGACATGAAAtccttttaatatatttgaaaactaAGTGAATATCAACAAAatctttaaaagaaaattacgATCAAATATAAACTTGTCTGAATCTAAACCGAAAGGAAGTTATGAAAAGTTCCCTTAAACCCTCCACCCCCAACCCCAAATAGTTCAATTACACATGAATTTCAATCATGAAGCTTAAATTAGAACAGAAATACAGAGAGACGACGTTGagtaaaattaaagagaatCAAATTGTGTAAATCCAAAAAAATAGTATGAACTATAAATTTCAGTAGTTTATATGTGGGTAAACTGATATGAGAAATAAGGAAgccaaaaagaaaagaggaaaaccTGTGTGTGTGAGGTGGAACAACGAGAGTCCAACTCGGATAGACACACAaacaattcttttatttttcttttggtttcttcttctttctttgccTCTCCTTAAATCTAACTAGCAAAAAAAAAGCCAACTTCCCCCATCTTTTATCACCAAAGATCCAACGGTTAGGACAATTTCACCATTTATTTCTCCAAATGGTTATCGGATTGTGTATTGACTCGATCATCTcatgtttttattaatatattgacttttaattataatttttttagttttatttaagCTGGTGAAAATCTCATAGATCAGATGCAAGACagttttattatttgtttgattaaaGGTATTAAGCAGACCTAAATTATTATACCATAGAATggagttaattattttatttatatgatggAATAACTTATATCAGAATAACTTATTTCTAACCTGATTATAATTGTAAATCTCAGTGAAAATCTAAATTTTGAAGATGTATGCATATGAATGAGCAATTATTTAACAAATGTACTTACGATAAAAATGTCACTACTACAAATCATTGTCTTTATCTTCAATCATATTAATAACTaatcccaaaaaataaaaatccataTGATAATTTCAtcaattctaaaaatatattttttgaccGGGCCGGGCCGGGAGGACCCATAGAAGTTGACACGTGAGGTTGAAAGAGGAATCCAGCTGGCAAAAAGGAAGTGGATAGAAATGACAAGGCAACAATTTAAACAACAAGGTGgataacttaatttaattacCCCACCGCCCATCCAACTTTATACTCCCATAATTACCCTTATGGTCCTTCATGTTTTGAGTTAGGTAACACTTTAGTccttaaacttttattttttgttattagttacatccttaaatttttaatatctatgtgctttatttttgtttcgAGCTACAATTATAGTGAGATTGAGTTATAGGCAATAGGACTTCGCTGCGGTCAGACGGTCGTAGCGAAGATAgactaaataatgaaattattataGAGGATGGCGCAGATAAAATGTAAGTCagttttctcaaaaattttctaataactaaaaaatatttgcaCTAGAAACCCTCGTAGGCAAATTTTCAAGTACTAGGgctattttcttctttgagGTAAGTTTTCTCCGTTGATCCTTCGATCGagtaattcaattttattctaGAATCGAAGGAGGTGATCTTAAtggtaaaattataaattggAATTTTGTGAATATTGGTGTAATTAGCATGTATTTTGGTTctaaattgattatttatgtttcttaggataaaattgattttaaatgtttatttaatttaataatttcaaaaaaaatagtttcttCGACATAGAAATTACTCTAAAAAAGTTAATGGAGTAGAAAATTCACGAATTAAACCATTGTGATCATTAAAAATCTATTGCATGATGAAATAACTTTATATAATGAATAGATCTTGATAAATGGTAGAATTAAGTGGGATTGAATGTCTAGACATTTATTTGAAGAGTAGGTGATTAAATGCtcatatatttgttgttttacACTTTGAacattttgagttttgaaagaaaaaaaaaattcttacatATTAGCTTGTGTGGTTCAAGTTCTTCAATTgaagtaaatattaatttacttGGAGTTGAGACTTTAATTAGTTCCTTGTATATGATGTGAGCCTAAAAAAACATGTTGGTTAGTCTTTAGACATATCTTGTAATTGTTATTTGTGAAAATgattatatttgaatgaataAGTTGTGAATTGTTGATACTGTTCTTTATCACTTATGTTTTATCATGTgcatttataatttatattgaatttgttATGTTTCCTAGTATATAACTAAGCAAAGAGCATACTAAGATAATCTGATAAGAATACATAGAGAATATGATGAAGAGTGATTCGAGTGTGATTGAGCTTACGAATGAGTGGTTATTTGTGTTGAATCGAGTATCACGTTAATATAGTACATAGTCTCTGTGGAGTTATAACTAGATAGACAAAATTAACGATCTTTTAAcatgtatatacaaatataaatgcCTATGtgaataatcaatatatatatatatatatatatatatatgtagtgGCTTACTATCAAGTCAATACATGCATGTCATgtgtttaaaattataattattttatttcattatattttataataataaaaattgcattGAATTGATATAAACACTTGATGCAGATAAATTTTTTCTATTGTGATATTTACAAAGAGTCGAACGGCTCGATATTGACAAGTGCAACCTTTAAAGATAAGCAAGTGATatcatatatcaatatttttagcTTGCGAGGAGGAATAAGCCAATGGACTTGATTTTTTTATCCTCTATATAAGCAACCCCAATGAACTTCTGTTCTTGAAGCATTTTAATGATGTGTCAACcaattaaatattgttgtttattATACAATCCATGTATACACTACATATAAACATCCTTGTCTTTTGACAATATGAAAACTATATACATATAATGTCTCTTTAAACCAAACACAATACACTTGTAAAAACTCCATATTAAAAACCTTTGGCAAACCTTAGAAACAAGAAGCAAAAGTAGATAGCCAAAAGTCCAACACCAAGTGAGTAATCAGGTTGCATATTTCTCTTAGGCAAAACAACAAGAGCCCATAGTAAGCCAAGTATTAGAAATCCCAAAGTTTCAAAGAGAAAAGGATCTTTTGGAAGTACAAAAGAAGTTGGATACTCCCACCATGAAGCAAGCACAAGTGAAACACCTAAACCAATCAAAGTGTTAAATAATGGACCAGCATAACAAGCTGATAATGCCATTTGCACACCATCTTTTCCACCATTTAATGCCAAAGCAACATTTGATATTAGATCACCAGTTGAGTTTCCCCAAGCTAGGACAGTTAGTCCTAAAATTGAAGGGCTTATACCAAGAATATATCCAAATGACACTAACAAAGATACCAATTCTTGTGCAAGTATATATGTCCATGTAGTACTCATAACAAATCCTCCAAGAAGCCAAATCCACAAACATTTCTTCGGAGGACTAGAGTTTTGTGTAGAAAAATATGCCACATTCCCTAACATAAGTCCAACAAAAACTGATATCATCAAAATGACGATGTTTGTGTTGGAATAAACTATGACTTCTCCTGTAAGACTTGAAACAAACGCGGCTAGAATTGGTGCCAGTGTTGCTGAAATCACCGCCATTGGCTTGGACCAACGTCCCTCATCAACAACAGGAAtggttagccttcttggcaaGTACAGGGGCAGTTCTAGAACACCAAGAAAACGATGCAAGAATTTGCAACAAGATGATGAGGCCGCGTCTATAGGAGTACTAGAACTCATTTGTATGGTTTTTTTCTCACAATCCTCCTCATCAATACAACCTAACAATGGTACCTCAACATCGCGATCAAATCCATCATCTTCTTTGTCATGTAAATTCACATTTCTAACAAGAAAATGCATAACACATACCACCCAAATGTACACAACATAAATGGAGGTGAAACAAATTGCTATCCACACACTAACTCTCCCAACAATAATAACACCAACAAGACATgataatgtaaaaataataaacaacacATCCCTAATAAAACTCGATTTATCAATCGTTACACCAAGTTGGGACTTAGTCATACACACTAACATACTTATAACTCCCACAACAaaacaagaaatgaaaaatgcacCACCTAACACACTATTAAGTCCCACACTGCCACTATTACTAGATCGAGTAAACGATATGATACTCGAAAAAACATCGTTAGCTCCATTTCCTAGAGGGAGAAGAGTTGTTCCAGCTATAGCTGGGGAAAGATTCATGACTTTAGATAAACTTTCAGCACAAGGACAAAAGTACTCCGCCGCGGTATTacctaataaataaaataacaaaataagccATACAACTAGGGTAACGTACCCTAATTTTGGTAACGTACCTAAGGTGCAATAGAAAAATTGAAGATAATTCAAATACCCTTTTGTAGAACAagaattgatgttttcttttatGTAGGTACATTTTGATTGTGCATCACTAAAATTATGTAAGTTGGAACAATCATTATTGATAGTGTTTGATAAATGGATGTGTCTAATTTGAGAATGGTTAAAAGTAACATTggaagtaagagtgtaaaataTGAGTAGAAAAAGGAAAGAGGTGTTGAGGAATATAGAAAGATATGATTTTGGCTTGAAATGGAATGGGAAAAAAGTCATTATTATGAATgggaagagagaaaagaagagagagctAAATGTATAAGGGATTCAAATGGCCTTGATGACCTATTTATATAAGTATCAACTTTTAACTAAACTaagttttgaaaatataatttagtaaattaaatattttcttacaaGTTATGAAGTTGGAGTTGAAGATGAAGTTATATTTGGTTATAGTTTttgcaaataatattttttgtttttgtagaaaaataaatatgaattatgattcaTGTCTTTAATTTCTAATAAGTAATAAAATCACCTCAACTTGATTAATTTATCTGAATCATACGATCATTCTgctttaaaagaaaattatcataaaataaataatcacataACATTATCGTCGTTAAATCTCTCtataagtaatttaaaaaaatgaataattttgatGATCAAACGGTTCCTGTACATATTGGGCTATTGGCAACAAGTATACCTCAAATAGAGGTGCGTGACATcatttctttttacattttaattactttactgtaaagtgtaaatcattttaaattagttttttttcctaaaaataatttttggaaaCACCttgtattcattttattttttcttttctttagtCCTTAAACTTACATAAAACCCtaggactttattattatttctttaaagaTTTATTAGTTCTTTTACTATCTAATTATTAGACTGTCTACCCTTTTCTCCTAAAAAGATTGTCTTAAATGGAAAATAATATCTTGTGCACCAATTgattaggttttattttatatattggaTTTGCTCTAAGAGCCTAAACTAGATTTTCATGTCAAGATATTTGTTTAATTGTTTCCTCTAATATATACCACCTATGTCTATTTTTAGTTGTTAAGTATTGACCTTGATATACCTTTTTTTTAGAAACAACAAATAGAATGAATAactttttgaatataataaatttaatattttgagaagtgattataattaatagtatggataaattaagttttttttttattttttttttggtttagggattcaaatttttactaatttatccTCCCTTTTATAAACTGTATGCTAAAATGTATGATGTGTgtcttatttaaaaatcaatggtacaattttttttaataatcacaTGCCTTAATCATgattaaaagaatatatattacTACTTAAGTTAGCTTCATTCaattctaattaaattaaaaaatacgtttatatattatatattatgtgtgtttttttttaaaaaaattacagatAGAAGACAAAAATTAATTGACCTTCGAAATAGTAATTCTATTACTTACAATAAGAAAAGTGAGTGTTTTATCATCTCACAAACATTTTGTTAATGTGTTGCCACTCTTAAACAATTAGCCAAACAAAAAGAGTTTTTAGTTGGAAGTTTCGATAATAAGACAACAATTCCCACTCTTAAGTAGAAAGGAAACTTCGTTGTACCAAATAACATGTATAATTCAAAGAAGAGTTAAAACTATACTACTACTTCATACTATACTCTATGTGTTTATGATTTTAGAAGATCCCTTTTTGGTTTATTCAAAGAAACTTATCTAGTTAGACATACATTCTTATCATGCCttaataatctttttaaaaCCCTACTTTAAAATAATTGCATAATCTCTCTCTTCTCTCCTTTCACTctttatctcttttctttctgCTCGGTGGCAGAGATATAGTTAGGTGGAGGTTTATGGATTCGAATGAACCCACTATCTTTTTTGTAGAGTctgtatttatatatgaaaattggataaatacatatgtatactaATTTGTAAATCCgtaacaaaattaattgacaGCTCAGTGGTATGGAAGGATGGTGAAGATATGTTTCACACATTTATTGTGGGTTCGAACACCACTATCAAcaaaaatttctttcattttaaaatttaaaactcctAATTCTGGCTACATCTCTGCTCGATTGGTGATAACATGTTGAGGCAATTAGTGAATATATTAGTACATTTTgatactagatacatgtatatttatatacatatacttgATGTATTAATGTATGTTTTCGTACTAGATTATATTATTGCACTAAATATTTGATATCAGATATACACAAATGGAATAAATTTTGATGCACGAAGCATGAAATTGATACTGAATATAaggatatataaaatttattaaatttagatatattttgaaatacaGATATCTAAGGAAAGAGGTGTTTGGTGGGGGGAGGACCATTCTGCCATTTTTCCTTTTAACGTGCAAAAAATTTGCTGAACATTTTTCGCTGATGtgtttttaatgtttgatttaaatttaagtttcattttaatcgtatcaaattattattatatatatcattatttttgtctcaatttaagtgtttttttacctttattttaaaaaatatgaatctctttttatatttagtatattCTCTAAATTTCAGTATTGTACGTATAAATTAAGATTAGaggattttaaataattatatatatttttaatttaagatcgtataattcaaaaattttgagaGAGTATTATTTAAGGGATCAAATGTTCATGATTCCCACCATTATATATGTTAGTAATATCCATACTCCACATCTTCATGTATTAATATTAATGGAATATTAACCCAACCTAATAAGTTNtttaccccccccccccccttcaaGCTAGGAGCTATTAAGATGTTCTTCATCCCTAGCTTGGGCATTAGATACGTGTGAGGGCCTTTCCCAAGTGCTTTAGTAAGGATATCCGCAGGCTGTTCTGAGGATAGTAGATAGGCAGTGATAAGCAGTCCATCTTGAATCTTTTCTCTGATAAAGTGACAATCAATATCTATGTGTTTCGTTCTTTCATGAAACACAGGATTGACTGCAATTTGTAATGCAGAAGTACTGTCTGGATAAACAAGTACTGGTGGAGAAATAGCAACCCCTAATTCCTGAAACAAACCAACAGTCCAAACAACCTCTGAAACAGTTGAGGCCATGGCTCTGTACTCAGCCTTAGCTGAACTTCTGGAGACTGTAACCTGCTTTTTCGACTTCCATGAAATAAGAGATTCTCCATATTTGATTGAGTATCAGTGATTGACTTTCTGCTAGTGATACATGAACCCCAATCAGCATCACAAAACACCTGTAAATTATTTCCTCCAGTTGATGACATTAGAATTCCCAAACCTGGTTCTGTCTTCAAATATCTGACCAATCTGAGTGCTGAATTCATATGTGAAGCTTTTGGTGCATGCATAAATTGACTTAGACACTGAACTGCAAATGATATGTCTGGTCTAGTGGTTGTGAGATACAATAGCCTTCCAATCAATCATTGATAACTTGTAGGATCCTCAAGAAGTGTATCAACATGTGTAGAATTTATGTGATCATCATACTCTGTAGAGGTGAGTTTTAGATTCAGTTCCATAGGTGTTGACACTGGCTTAGCACCTGATATCCCCATATCATCTAATAACTCCAAAGTGTACTTCCTTTGATGTATGAGTATCCCAGTTTCACTTCTAGCAAACTCCAACCCAAGGAAGTACCTTAGTTCTCCTAAATCTTTAATCTTGAATGCATGATGCAATGCTGTCTTAGTTTCATGAATCATATTGGAATCACTTCCTGTTATCAGTAAATCATCTACATAAACTAATACAACTATCAATTTGTTTTCCTTCCTCTTAGTAAACAAAGAATAGTTTTTATTGCTCTGTATGAAGCCTGAATCAATCAAGGTAGTGGTTAGTTAAATGTTCCACTGTTTTGAagcttgtttaagaccatagAGGGATTTCAACAATCTACATGCTTGATCACTGCCAACTTTTCTATAA
This window of the Solanum pennellii chromosome 2, SPENNV200 genome carries:
- the LOC107008895 gene encoding cation/calcium exchanger 1-like, whose amino-acid sequence is MTFFPFHFKPKSYLSIFLNTSFLFLLIFYTLTSNVTFNHSQIRHIHLSNTINNDCSNLHNFSDAQSKCTYIKENINSCSTKGYLNYLQFFYCTLGTLPKLGYVTLVVWLILLFYLLGNTAAEYFCPCAESLSKVMNLSPAIAGTTLLPLGNGANDVFSSIISFTRSSNSGSVGLNSVLGGAFFISCFVVGVISMLVCMTKSQLGVTIDKSSFIRDVLFIIFTLSCLVGVIIVGRVSVWIAICFTSIYVVYIWVVCVMHFLVRNVNLHDKEDDGFDRDVEVPLLGCIDEEDCEKKTIQMSSSTPIDAASSSCCKFLHRFLGVLELPLYLPRRLTIPVVDEGRWSKPMAVISATLAPILAAFVSSLTGEVIVYSNTNIVILMISVFVGLMLGNVAYFSTQNSSPPKKCLWIWLLGGFVMSTTWTYILAQELVSLLVSFGYILGISPSILGLTVLAWGNSTGDLISNVALALNGGKDGVQMALSACYAGPLFNTLIGLGVSLVLASWWEYPTSFVLPKDPFLFETLGFLILGLLWALVVLPKRNMQPDYSLGVGLLAIYFCFLFLRFAKGF